A genomic region of Metopolophium dirhodum isolate CAU chromosome 1, ASM1992520v1, whole genome shotgun sequence contains the following coding sequences:
- the LOC132936252 gene encoding COP9 signalosome complex subunit 7b-like, which yields MSQEKVIIEKPLQQFVVQALQLEGDSLVKVIKQALDCVDTFVFSELLECPNVIALETTLHAPYLHALRVFSQGTYLDYLDKKEYLPELSEPQKKKLQYLTIVTLANKMKRIPYGVLSKELDVDNVRDLEDLIIEAIYSNVISGNLDQQSDCLEVDWTVGRDVGSIDIDPMIDTLQQWCDSCENVLSTVQARIVDANQTKQDALKHRAAVINQVVNMKKGIRNRMQDEEMTVDISGPTKKSAKGIKFTRAKFWNK from the coding sequence ATGTCTCAAGAAAaagtaataattgaaaaaccTCTGCAACAGTTTGTTGTACAAGCTCTACAATTGGAAGGTGATAGCTTAGTGAAAGTTATTAAACAAGCATTGGACTGTGTTGACACATTTGTGTTTTCGGAACTGTTAGAATGCCCCAACGTGATTGCACTGGAGACCACACTTCATGCACCATACCTACATGCGTTACGTGTGTTTTCACAAGGTACGTATCTGGATTATTTGGACAAAAAAGAATATTTGCCAGAACTCAGTGAACCCCAGAAGAAAAAACTGCAATACTTAACAATTGTTACATTAGCCAATAAAATGAAAAGAATACCTTATGGTGTTCTTTCGAAAGAGTTGGATGTTGATAATGTCAGGGACTTAGAGGACCTAATCATTGAAGCGATCTATTCTAACGTGATTTCTGGCAATCTAGACCAACAGAGTGATTGTCTGGAAGTAGATTGGACAGTTGGCAGGGACGTTGGATCTATCGATATAGACCCCATGATAGACACATTACAGCAGTGGTGTGATTCATGTGAGAATGTTCTTTCTACAGTTCAAGCTCGTATTGTTGATGCTAATCAAACTAAACAAGACGCACTGAAACACCGTGCTGCTGTCATCAATCAAGTTGTTAACATGAAAAAAGGAATTAGAAACCGAATGCAAGATGAAGAAATGACAGTGGATATTAGCGGTCCTACAAAAAAAAGTGCTAAAGGAATAAAATTTACTAGAGCTAAATTTTGGAACAAGTAA
- the LOC132933928 gene encoding probable small nuclear ribonucleoprotein Sm D2: MDETSPAYKPKSEMTLKELLECEEEALTTGHMSVLNESVRNNTQVLINCRNNRKLLARIKTFDQHCNMVLENVREIWTEIPVTGKGKKKAKAITRDKFISKMFLRGDSVILVVKNPKEAIRQ, from the exons ATGGACGAAac GTCTCCTGCATATAAACCAAAATCTGAAATGACCCTCAAAGAGTTACTAGAATGTGAGGAAGAAGCATTAACTACAGGTCATATGTCTGTCCTGAATGAATCTGTCCGTAATAATACTCAGGTGCTGATCAATTGTCGTAATAACAGAAAACTTTTGGCAAGAATCAAAACTTTTGATCAACATTGTAATATGGTATTAGAAAATGTACGAGAAATTTGGACCGAGATACCTGTTACTGGCAAAGGCAAGAAAaag gcAAAGGCAATTACTCGAGACAAGttcatttcaaaaatgtttcttCGTGGTGATTCAGTTATTTTAGTTGTCAAGAACCCTAAAGAAGCTATTCGTCAATAA